One window of Candidatus Tokpelaia hoelldoblerii genomic DNA carries:
- a CDS encoding NAD-dependent malic enzyme (bhsal09350), with product MGMTKKQSDNKLTEFEQSALFYHRHPKPGKLQIQASKPLDNQRDLALAYSPGVASPCLAIHEDPNLAALYTARANLVAVVSNGTAVLGLGNIGPLASKPVMEGKAVLFKKFADIDVFDIEIDADKVPDIVKTVAALEPTFGGINLEDIKAPECFEVEEQLRAQMKIPVFHDDQHGTAIIAAAAILNGLDLAGKKIDKVKIVTSGAGAAALACLNLLVRLGAKRENIWVADRQGVVYQDRKEQIDKWKRVYAQDTAARTLADIIPDADIFLGLSGANVLKTDMVKKMAPKPLILALANPVPEIMPDEARAVRPDAMICTGRSDFPNQVNNVLCFPYIFRGALDVGATAINEEMKMAAVRAIAALAHEEPSDVAAKAYSGETPRFGPAYLIPSPFDPRLILRIAPAVAKAAMDTGVALRPIEDMEQYKDRLNRFVFRSGMIMKPVFTAAKKADRKRVIYADGEDERVLRAAQVVIEDRTAIPVLVGRPHVVEVRLQRFGLKIRPGVDFELINPEDDPRYRDYVELFLKYTGRRGVTPDVARTIVRTSTTAIAALAVMRDEADAMICGLEGRFERNLQLVDQVIGLKQGISQFSALSLLVSQHGPLFLTDTYVNLNPTAEELVEIASLAAQEIRTFGLEPKVAFLSHSSFGSKDTANARKMRDAADLFSRLHPDIEADGEMHGDAALDPVLRGRALPDSRLKGEANLLVFPNLDAANITLNVVKKMTDALHVGPILTGAAFPAHILTPSVTSRGVVNMTALAVVEANHTATLPARRKR from the coding sequence ATTGGCATGACAAAAAAACAATCAGATAACAAATTGACAGAGTTTGAACAATCGGCACTATTTTACCACAGGCATCCCAAGCCCGGCAAACTTCAAATTCAGGCAAGCAAACCGCTGGACAACCAGCGTGACCTTGCCCTTGCCTATTCGCCCGGTGTCGCCAGCCCCTGTCTTGCCATTCATGAAGACCCCAATCTCGCCGCCCTGTATACCGCCCGCGCCAATCTGGTGGCGGTTGTTTCAAACGGCACGGCGGTTCTGGGCCTTGGCAATATCGGCCCGCTGGCTTCAAAGCCGGTGATGGAAGGCAAAGCCGTTCTGTTTAAAAAATTCGCTGATATTGATGTTTTTGATATCGAGATCGATGCAGACAAAGTCCCTGACATTGTCAAGACAGTGGCAGCTCTTGAACCGACATTCGGCGGTATCAATCTGGAAGACATCAAAGCGCCGGAATGTTTTGAAGTTGAGGAACAACTGCGCGCGCAGATGAAGATCCCGGTTTTCCATGATGACCAGCACGGCACCGCCATTATCGCCGCCGCCGCTATATTAAACGGTCTTGATCTTGCCGGCAAAAAAATAGACAAGGTGAAAATCGTCACATCCGGCGCCGGTGCGGCGGCGCTCGCCTGCCTCAATCTGCTGGTGCGGCTTGGCGCAAAGCGTGAAAACATCTGGGTGGCAGACCGTCAAGGCGTTGTCTATCAGGACCGGAAGGAACAGATAGACAAATGGAAAAGGGTCTATGCACAGGATACGGCCGCCCGCACCCTTGCTGATATTATACCGGACGCGGATATTTTTCTCGGCCTTTCCGGCGCCAATGTGCTGAAAACAGACATGGTGAAGAAAATGGCGCCGAAACCGTTGATTCTGGCGCTTGCCAACCCTGTGCCGGAAATCATGCCGGATGAAGCGCGCGCGGTGCGCCCGGACGCGATGATCTGCACAGGCCGCTCTGATTTTCCCAATCAGGTCAACAATGTTCTGTGTTTTCCCTATATCTTCCGCGGCGCCCTCGATGTGGGTGCAACTGCCATCAATGAAGAGATGAAAATGGCAGCGGTGCGCGCCATTGCCGCTCTTGCGCATGAAGAACCGTCAGATGTCGCCGCCAAGGCCTATTCCGGTGAAACACCGCGTTTCGGCCCGGCTTACCTTATCCCCTCACCGTTTGATCCGCGATTGATTTTGCGCATTGCGCCCGCGGTTGCCAAAGCGGCAATGGATACCGGTGTCGCCCTGCGCCCGATTGAGGATATGGAGCAATATAAAGACCGCCTGAACCGTTTTGTTTTCCGCTCCGGCATGATCATGAAACCGGTTTTTACCGCGGCAAAAAAGGCAGACCGCAAACGGGTTATCTATGCCGACGGGGAAGATGAGCGCGTCTTGCGCGCTGCACAGGTGGTGATTGAAGACAGGACGGCTATTCCTGTTCTTGTCGGCCGCCCTCACGTCGTTGAAGTGCGGCTGCAGCGTTTTGGCCTTAAAATCCGCCCCGGCGTTGATTTTGAACTGATTAACCCTGAAGATGACCCGCGTTATCGCGACTATGTCGAGCTGTTTTTAAAATATACCGGCAGACGCGGCGTGACGCCGGATGTTGCCAGAACCATTGTGCGCACCTCGACAACAGCCATTGCCGCCCTTGCGGTCATGCGCGATGAGGCAGACGCCATGATTTGCGGCCTTGAAGGCCGGTTTGAGCGCAATTTGCAACTCGTCGACCAGGTTATCGGCCTGAAACAGGGAATCAGCCAGTTTTCCGCTCTCAGCCTGCTGGTTTCGCAACACGGCCCGCTGTTCCTGACCGACACCTATGTCAACCTCAACCCGACAGCGGAAGAGCTGGTGGAAATCGCCTCTCTGGCCGCGCAGGAAATCCGCACCTTTGGTTTGGAACCGAAGGTTGCCTTCCTGTCACATTCCAGTTTCGGTTCAAAGGATACTGCCAATGCACGGAAAATGCGTGACGCGGCGGATTTGTTCAGCCGGCTCCATCCTGATATTGAAGCAGACGGCGAAATGCACGGCGATGCCGCTCTTGATCCGGTATTGCGTGGACGCGCCTTGCCCGACTCCCGCCTGAAGGGAGAAGCCAACCTGCTGGTTTTCCCCAATCTTGATGCCGCCAATATCACCCTCAACGTGGTGAAAAAGATGACGGATGCCCTGCATGTCGGGCCGATTTTGACGGGAGCCGCTTTCCCCGCCCACATTCTCACCCCTTCGGTTACCTCGCGCGGGGTGGTGAATATGACAGCACTCGCAGTGGTTGAAGCCAACCACACCGCGACATTGCCCGCGCGCCGGAAACGCTAG
- the fabF2 gene encoding 3-oxoacyl-[acyl-carrier-protein] synthase II (bhsal09370), which produces MKNHSVLITGIGLVSSMGEGVDAHWAALDARQKPRLDKERFAPYTVHNLGEIDWNTQIPKRSDQRQMETWQRLGTYAAGLALEDAGLKGEEQFTSTMDMIVAAGGGERDVTVDTQILAKARGLDGNAGRGVMLNQMLSTELRPTLFLAQLSNLLAGNISIVHKVTGSSRTFMGEEGSGLSAVETAVARIRAGQSSHLLVGASYNAEHYDMLLGHELGGYLKSDGWAPVWSRENSRGGGLVTGSGGVFLVLESAEHAKARGKTAYAEIQSVITGQTNRGKKPLAGTLAAMIGEHKEQFTVSGASGVHAVTAAEKTALTEKGLVYRGFSTRFGHMREAQFPFALALAALAVQKGQAFAALEKDEPAASGPIDSALAVTAGICRAEGVARIIKV; this is translated from the coding sequence ATGAAAAACCATTCCGTTCTGATCACTGGTATCGGGCTTGTCTCTTCTATGGGAGAAGGCGTTGACGCTCATTGGGCAGCACTTGACGCCAGACAAAAGCCCCGTCTGGATAAGGAACGGTTTGCTCCCTATACGGTGCACAATCTGGGGGAAATTGACTGGAACACACAGATCCCGAAGCGCAGTGACCAGCGGCAGATGGAAACATGGCAGAGGCTTGGCACCTATGCCGCCGGCTTGGCGCTGGAAGATGCCGGCCTCAAGGGGGAAGAGCAGTTCACATCCACAATGGATATGATTGTTGCCGCCGGCGGCGGTGAGCGTGATGTGACAGTTGACACGCAGATTCTGGCCAAAGCGCGCGGCCTCGACGGCAATGCCGGGCGTGGCGTCATGCTCAACCAGATGCTGTCAACCGAGCTGCGGCCAACCCTGTTTCTGGCGCAGCTTTCCAACCTGCTTGCCGGCAATATCTCCATTGTCCACAAAGTCACCGGGTCATCACGCACTTTCATGGGGGAAGAAGGCTCTGGCCTTTCCGCTGTTGAAACAGCGGTCGCGCGTATCCGTGCCGGGCAAAGCAGCCATCTTCTGGTGGGAGCGTCCTACAACGCCGAGCATTATGATATGCTGCTCGGGCATGAACTCGGCGGCTATCTCAAATCTGACGGCTGGGCGCCGGTCTGGTCGCGTGAGAACTCTCGGGGCGGCGGGCTTGTCACCGGTTCCGGCGGCGTGTTTCTGGTGCTGGAAAGCGCCGAACACGCAAAGGCGCGCGGCAAAACCGCCTATGCGGAAATTCAGTCTGTCATAACAGGCCAGACAAACCGCGGCAAGAAACCACTAGCCGGAACCCTTGCCGCCATGATCGGTGAGCATAAAGAACAATTCACTGTCAGCGGCGCGTCCGGCGTACATGCCGTAACAGCAGCCGAAAAAACCGCCCTGACAGAAAAAGGCCTTGTCTATCGCGGTTTCAGCACACGGTTCGGCCACATGCGTGAAGCACAGTTTCCCTTTGCGCTGGCGCTTGCTGCCCTTGCCGTACAAAAAGGGCAAGCCTTTGCCGCACTGGAAAAGGACGAGCCCGCCGCCAGCGGCCCGATTGACAGCGCCCTTGCTGTGACGGCCGGAATTTGCCGCGCGGAAGGTGTGGCGCGGATTATCAAGGTGTGA
- a CDS encoding ABC transporter ATP-binding protein (bhsal09330) has product MKKSTVSLLELDTVDPVISVRDVTVRFGRQTVLDQLDLDIHRGEILGFIGPSGAGKSVLMRTILGLNKKAGGQIRILGQDIDKIGIRQKTGIDMRMGVLFQHGALFSALTVLENIQVPMREYLTISPRLMDELARLKIELVGLAPNTAEKYPSELSGGMIKRAALARALALDPHIVFLDEPTSGLDPIGAAEFDELIGNLRDTMGLTVYMVTHDLDSLYAVCDRIAVLGDKHVMAQGSIEDMLKLDNPWIKSYFQGKRARQIVNTGTRRRRQANSGRAG; this is encoded by the coding sequence ATGAAGAAAAGCACAGTAAGCCTTCTGGAACTTGATACGGTCGATCCGGTGATTTCCGTTCGTGATGTCACAGTGCGTTTCGGGCGGCAGACGGTGCTTGACCAGCTTGATCTTGATATTCACCGCGGTGAAATTCTTGGTTTTATCGGCCCTTCCGGCGCGGGCAAATCGGTGCTTATGCGCACCATCCTCGGGCTGAATAAAAAGGCGGGCGGGCAAATCCGGATTCTGGGACAGGATATTGATAAAATCGGTATCCGGCAGAAAACGGGTATTGATATGCGCATGGGTGTGCTGTTCCAGCATGGCGCTTTGTTTTCAGCACTGACGGTGCTGGAAAATATTCAGGTGCCGATGCGTGAATACCTGACCATTTCGCCGCGTTTGATGGATGAACTGGCGCGCCTGAAAATCGAGCTTGTCGGGCTTGCACCCAATACCGCGGAAAAGTACCCGTCCGAGCTTTCAGGCGGGATGATCAAGCGTGCGGCGCTGGCGCGTGCCCTGGCGCTTGATCCGCATATTGTCTTTCTGGATGAGCCGACCTCCGGGCTTGACCCGATCGGTGCGGCGGAATTTGACGAACTCATCGGAAACCTGCGTGATACAATGGGCCTGACGGTTTATATGGTGACCCATGATCTGGACAGTTTATATGCGGTTTGTGACCGCATTGCCGTTCTGGGTGATAAACATGTTATGGCGCAAGGTTCGATTGAAGATATGCTGAAACTTGATAATCCCTGGATAAAATCGTATTTCCAGGGCAAGAGGGCGCGGCAGATTGTCAATACCGGCACAAGACGGCGCCGTCAGGCAAACAGCGGAAGGGCGGGATAA
- a CDS encoding 3-oxoacyl-(Acyl carrier protein) synthase II (bhsal09380) has product MASKTDHLGRPIVAITGAGVVSSLGQGKQENWSKLTGGVSGIHTITRFPVDGLTTRIAGTVDFLPESTTGASALSEKLARLTATEAIIQAGLSLTDFGGPLFLAAPPVELDWKSRFALDEAAAQCGEPSYPLLLEVCRKARHEDFFNTTQFGYIAERLAEAFGTRGLPVTLSTACASGATAIQMGVEAIRRGEAERVLSIGTDGSVSAEALIRFSLLSALSTQNEPPEKASKPFARGRDGFVMAEGSGALVMESLDAALARGANILGILAGCGETADDFHRTRSKPDASPAIGSVRAALKDAGQTIDDIEYVNAHGTSTPENEKMEYLALSTVFGERLAHLPVSSNKSMIGHTLTAAGAIEAVFSVLTIESGILPPTINYDEPDPAIPLDVVPNVSRRQQVKSVLSNSFGFGGQNSSLVVKAYEG; this is encoded by the coding sequence ATGGCGTCGAAAACAGATCATCTTGGCCGCCCGATTGTCGCGATTACCGGTGCGGGTGTGGTTTCATCCCTGGGACAGGGCAAGCAGGAAAACTGGAGCAAGCTGACCGGCGGTGTCAGCGGTATTCACACAATCACCCGCTTTCCGGTTGACGGGCTGACAACACGCATTGCCGGTACGGTTGATTTTCTGCCTGAAAGCACGACGGGCGCTTCCGCCCTGTCGGAAAAACTGGCGCGGTTGACCGCGACAGAAGCGATTATACAGGCCGGTTTGAGCCTGACCGATTTTGGCGGGCCGCTGTTTCTGGCCGCCCCGCCGGTGGAACTTGACTGGAAAAGCCGTTTTGCGCTGGATGAAGCGGCCGCCCAGTGCGGTGAACCGTCCTATCCGCTGTTGCTGGAAGTCTGCCGCAAAGCGCGCCATGAGGATTTTTTCAACACCACGCAATTCGGCTATATCGCCGAGCGGCTGGCTGAAGCATTCGGCACACGGGGCTTGCCCGTCACGCTTTCAACCGCCTGCGCTTCCGGCGCAACGGCCATTCAGATGGGTGTTGAGGCGATCCGCCGTGGTGAGGCCGAGCGTGTGCTTTCCATTGGCACGGATGGTTCTGTCTCGGCAGAAGCGTTGATTCGCTTCTCGCTGCTTTCAGCTCTTTCCACGCAGAATGAACCGCCGGAAAAAGCCTCAAAACCCTTTGCCCGTGGCCGTGATGGCTTTGTCATGGCGGAGGGTTCAGGCGCATTGGTGATGGAGTCGCTTGATGCGGCCCTGGCGCGCGGCGCAAACATTCTCGGCATTCTTGCCGGCTGCGGTGAAACAGCGGATGATTTCCACCGTACCCGTTCAAAGCCGGACGCTTCGCCCGCGATCGGCTCTGTCCGCGCCGCTTTAAAAGATGCAGGCCAAACCATTGATGACATTGAATATGTCAATGCCCACGGCACTTCGACACCGGAAAACGAAAAGATGGAATATCTGGCGCTTTCCACAGTGTTTGGCGAACGCCTTGCCCATCTGCCGGTTTCATCCAACAAATCGATGATCGGCCATACGCTGACCGCTGCGGGAGCAATTGAAGCTGTCTTCTCAGTATTGACAATTGAAAGCGGCATTCTGCCGCCGACCATCAACTATGACGAGCCGGACCCGGCAATCCCGCTGGATGTTGTCCCCAATGTCAGCCGCAGGCAGCAGGTAAAATCAGTGCTTTCCAATTCATTCGGTTTCGGCGGGCAGAACAGCAGCCTTGTCGTCAAGGCCTATGAAGGTTAA
- a CDS encoding Hypothetical protein (bhsal09420), giving the protein MSYTPKYKATVVAFLNLCINKVLFDTRYCNKVGISKIVKLLPTGFVCLDKATFLALNAEQNGVQYNNFIVHTNFTISLKNLKIIQQYF; this is encoded by the coding sequence ATGTCGTATACCCCTAAATACAAGGCCACAGTTGTGGCTTTCTTAAATTTGTGCATAAATAAAGTGTTGTTTGACACACGATACTGCAATAAAGTGGGAATATCTAAGATTGTAAAGTTACTTCCAACCGGTTTTGTATGTCTGGATAAGGCAACTTTTTTGGCTTTAAATGCTGAACAAAATGGCGTTCAGTATAATAATTTTATTGTCCATACAAATTTCACTATTTCTCTTAAAAATTTGAAAATAATACAACAATATTTTTAA
- a CDS encoding Acyl carrier protein (bhsal09360): MSSTFDKVADIIAETSEIDRETITPESHTIDDLGIDSLDFLDIVFAIDKSFGIKIPLEQWTQEVNEGKAATEEYFVLKNLCAKIDELVAAKGK; encoded by the coding sequence TTGTCCTCTACCTTTGACAAAGTCGCCGACATTATCGCCGAAACCAGCGAAATCGACCGTGAAACGATCACGCCGGAAAGCCATACCATTGACGATCTGGGCATTGACAGCCTGGATTTTCTTGACATCGTCTTTGCCATTGATAAATCCTTCGGCATTAAAATTCCGCTGGAGCAATGGACACAGGAAGTCAACGAAGGCAAAGCCGCTACAGAAGAATATTTTGTTCTGAAGAATCTGTGCGCCAAGATTGATGAACTGGTTGCCGCAAAAGGCAAATAA
- a CDS encoding Alcohol dehydrogenase (bhsal09390): MRALQLLDDRRLEVTEIAPPPPPGPGEVTVRIKAVALNHIDVWGWRGMAFAKRKMPLVIGAEASGEVAALGAGVSSVLPGQIVSIYGARTCGLCRACREGRDNLCEHVSGVHGFHLDGFACEAVNLPARLLVPAPPNVDAIGAAVAPVTFGTVEHMLFDNAKLQPGETILIQAGGSGIGTAAIQLAKKMGCTVITTVGSDDKIKKAKALGADHVINYREDRFEGVVRKLTKKKGVDVVFEHVGADTWAGSMLCLKRGGRLVTCGSTSGVSTSMNLMQLFQQQLKIFGSFGCRMENMANAMQKMAQGIVSPVVDTVVQFDEIDTALKRMEGRNVFGKIILAID; the protein is encoded by the coding sequence ATGCGCGCCTTGCAATTACTCGATGACCGCCGTCTGGAAGTAACCGAAATCGCCCCGCCCCCGCCGCCCGGCCCGGGCGAGGTGACGGTGCGTATTAAAGCCGTGGCGCTCAATCATATTGATGTCTGGGGCTGGCGCGGCATGGCTTTTGCCAAGCGTAAAATGCCGCTGGTGATTGGCGCCGAAGCCTCCGGTGAAGTGGCGGCACTGGGTGCAGGCGTCAGTTCTGTTCTGCCCGGGCAGATTGTTTCCATCTATGGCGCGCGCACCTGCGGCTTATGCCGCGCCTGCCGTGAAGGCCGTGACAACCTGTGTGAACATGTCAGTGGCGTGCATGGCTTCCACCTTGACGGCTTTGCCTGTGAAGCTGTCAATCTGCCTGCCCGTTTGCTTGTGCCCGCCCCGCCCAATGTTGACGCTATCGGCGCGGCGGTTGCTCCGGTTACCTTCGGCACAGTCGAGCATATGCTGTTTGACAATGCCAAGTTGCAGCCCGGTGAAACAATCCTCATTCAGGCGGGCGGCTCCGGCATTGGCACGGCGGCCATCCAGCTTGCCAAAAAAATGGGCTGCACGGTCATCACTACAGTCGGTTCAGACGACAAGATAAAAAAAGCCAAAGCGCTTGGCGCCGACCATGTCATCAACTATCGTGAGGACCGCTTTGAAGGCGTGGTGCGCAAGCTGACAAAGAAAAAAGGTGTTGATGTGGTGTTTGAACATGTTGGCGCTGACACATGGGCAGGTTCGATGCTGTGCCTCAAGCGCGGCGGCCGCCTTGTCACCTGCGGTTCAACCTCCGGTGTTTCCACCTCAATGAACCTTATGCAACTGTTTCAGCAGCAGTTGAAGATTTTCGGCTCTTTCGGCTGCCGGATGGAAAACATGGCCAATGCCATGCAGAAAATGGCGCAAGGTATTGTTTCACCGGTTGTTGATACAGTCGTGCAATTTGACGAAATCGACACCGCACTGAAACGTATGGAAGGGCGCAACGTCTTCGGCAAAATCATTCTGGCAATCGACTGA
- a CDS encoding Permease (bhsal09340), producing MSGKENTGPPFPDQPLVDRYEDDGTLVLDLKGAWCIHTIHLVDSKMQRLEMSENRKAVIHVDDITRLDTSGAWLIERLGYALHNRGVRISVKGAKAGWLSLIETVGKAHEKVNDREEYVDRLPWFAGIPDFIGRLVINSVNDFRSAMFILGAAVRGAQLKSGKHGGLSLPAVVTQIDKMGIGAVPIITLMSFIVGAIIAQQGIIQLQNFGAAEYTAAMVGILVFRELGVLLTAIMIAGRSGSAITAEIGSMKMREETDALQVMGLNPVGVLVFPRLVALAVILPLLTIVADIAAILGGALVTRLYATITMDMFWVQLKDSVWLSTYFAGLIKAPFMALVIGIIASVEGLKVGGSAESLGQRVTSSVVKSIFVVIVMDGFFAMFYAAIDF from the coding sequence ATGTCAGGAAAAGAAAATACCGGTCCTCCTTTCCCCGATCAGCCGCTGGTTGACCGGTATGAGGATGATGGCACGCTTGTCCTGGACTTGAAGGGGGCATGGTGCATCCATACCATTCATCTGGTGGATAGCAAGATGCAGCGGCTGGAAATGTCTGAAAACCGCAAGGCGGTTATTCATGTCGATGACATCACCCGCCTTGACACCAGCGGGGCCTGGCTGATTGAGCGCCTTGGTTATGCTTTGCATAACCGGGGTGTCAGGATATCTGTCAAAGGCGCGAAAGCCGGCTGGCTGTCGCTGATTGAGACAGTTGGCAAAGCACATGAAAAGGTCAATGATCGTGAGGAATACGTGGACAGGCTGCCATGGTTTGCCGGAATTCCTGACTTTATCGGTCGGCTGGTTATCAATTCTGTCAATGATTTCCGTTCGGCAATGTTTATTCTTGGCGCGGCCGTTCGCGGCGCCCAGCTTAAATCGGGCAAACATGGCGGGCTCAGCCTGCCGGCGGTTGTCACCCAGATAGACAAGATGGGTATTGGCGCTGTACCGATTATCACGCTGATGTCGTTTATTGTCGGGGCGATTATCGCCCAGCAGGGTATTATCCAGCTCCAGAATTTCGGTGCGGCGGAATATACCGCCGCTATGGTCGGGATTCTGGTTTTCCGTGAGCTTGGTGTTTTGCTGACGGCGATTATGATTGCCGGGCGTTCAGGCAGCGCCATCACCGCTGAAATAGGCTCGATGAAAATGCGTGAGGAAACCGATGCGCTTCAGGTGATGGGGCTTAATCCTGTCGGCGTTCTGGTTTTTCCGCGCCTTGTCGCTCTGGCGGTTATTCTGCCTCTTTTGACGATTGTTGCTGATATTGCCGCTATTTTGGGGGGAGCTCTGGTGACAAGGCTGTATGCGACCATCACCATGGATATGTTCTGGGTACAGCTGAAGGATTCAGTATGGCTCTCAACCTATTTTGCCGGTCTTATCAAGGCGCCTTTTATGGCGCTTGTTATCGGGATTATCGCTTCTGTTGAGGGGCTGAAAGTTGGCGGCAGTGCGGAATCGCTTGGGCAGCGGGTGACATCCTCTGTCGTGAAGTCGATTTTCGTTGTCATCGTCATGGATGGTTTTTTTGCCATGTTTTATGCGGCAATCGATTTTTGA
- a CDS encoding Hypothetical protein (bhsal09410): MGFQKAVSTCLKKKYATFSGRASRSEYWWFFLFNALIFAVFYIIMLLAGAMFITSGQHEPSTGLMIFSGIFMLLAFIFFVGLIIPNISVTVRRLHDRNLSGWWLPVYLLAGFLINWAMYFAIAHELSSLILLLYFLFLAIYIMFIVILAMRGTKGQNRFGADPLKRKR, encoded by the coding sequence ATGGGCTTTCAGAAGGCGGTTTCAACATGCTTGAAGAAAAAGTACGCTACATTTTCCGGCCGTGCCTCGCGTTCGGAATATTGGTGGTTTTTTCTTTTTAACGCACTGATTTTTGCCGTTTTTTATATCATTATGCTTCTGGCAGGCGCCATGTTTATCACCAGTGGGCAACATGAACCTTCAACCGGGTTGATGATTTTCAGCGGGATTTTTATGCTGCTGGCATTTATCTTTTTTGTTGGCCTGATAATCCCGAATATTTCTGTGACCGTAAGGCGGCTGCATGACCGGAATCTGTCCGGCTGGTGGCTTCCGGTTTATCTTCTGGCAGGCTTTTTAATCAACTGGGCTATGTACTTTGCTATAGCCCATGAGCTTTCCAGTCTTATACTGCTGCTCTATTTTCTCTTTCTGGCTATATATATCATGTTTATTGTTATTCTGGCGATGAGAGGAACAAAGGGCCAGAACCGGTTTGGTGCTGATCCTCTCAAAAGAAAAAGATAA
- a CDS encoding Lipid A biosynthesis lauroyl acyltransferase (bhsal09400), which produces MKLIFFRIAIKLKDWWDWLWAHVVAAILAGMKYLPAKAGIGFFAGLARLVGPLTPRHKIALDNLRAAYPEKDEAEIRAIAIEMWVNMGRLFAEYVFLDKIFDFDPKVEKAGLIEVDGIELFEKIRDEKDKPHIFFTAHTGNFELLPICAATFDLEVTALFRPPNNPYIARRVLKARRTNMGHLVPSKAGAAWALAGKLNAGGNVGMLVDQKFRRGIEGAFFNRPVKTNPLLAKLARQFDCPVYPARCIRLPSGRYRLELYPEMELPRDANGAVDIEATTQKLNDIVESWVREYPGQWMWFHKRWDM; this is translated from the coding sequence ATGAAACTGATATTTTTCCGCATTGCTATCAAACTGAAAGACTGGTGGGACTGGCTGTGGGCGCATGTTGTCGCTGCAATTCTGGCTGGTATGAAATATCTGCCCGCCAAAGCCGGTATCGGCTTTTTTGCCGGTCTTGCCCGCCTTGTCGGCCCGTTGACCCCGCGTCACAAAATAGCGCTCGACAATTTGCGCGCTGCCTATCCGGAAAAAGATGAAGCCGAAATCCGCGCCATCGCCATAGAGATGTGGGTGAATATGGGGCGGCTGTTTGCCGAATATGTGTTTCTGGATAAAATTTTTGACTTTGACCCGAAAGTTGAAAAGGCCGGGCTGATTGAAGTGGACGGCATTGAGCTGTTTGAAAAAATCCGTGACGAGAAAGATAAGCCGCATATTTTCTTCACCGCGCATACAGGCAATTTTGAACTGTTGCCGATTTGCGCCGCAACCTTTGACCTTGAAGTAACGGCGCTGTTCCGCCCGCCCAACAATCCCTATATCGCCAGGCGGGTGCTGAAGGCGCGGCGCACGAATATGGGGCATCTGGTGCCATCCAAAGCCGGGGCGGCCTGGGCGCTGGCCGGCAAGCTGAATGCCGGCGGCAATGTCGGTATGCTGGTTGACCAGAAATTCCGCCGCGGTATCGAAGGCGCCTTCTTCAACCGTCCGGTGAAGACCAATCCATTGCTGGCGAAACTGGCGCGGCAGTTTGACTGTCCTGTCTATCCGGCGCGCTGTATCCGCCTGCCCAGCGGCCGTTACCGGCTGGAACTTTACCCGGAAATGGAACTGCCGCGCGATGCCAATGGTGCAGTCGATATTGAAGCGACTACACAGAAGCTGAATGATATTGTCGAATCATGGGTGCGGGAATATCCGGGGCAATGGATGTGGTTTCATAAACGCTGGGATATGTGA